In Raphanus sativus cultivar WK10039 chromosome 5, ASM80110v3, whole genome shotgun sequence, the following proteins share a genomic window:
- the LOC130494870 gene encoding uncharacterized protein LOC130494870: MEKTRQQPADAPDQKKLALVETSFVESVDRRHPPDIDRHQMNGHEPVMERQATKEVIQIGMRSKAKKLYVPKHLRREANKAELDGFHKRVKRVPKGMTFEEAYYKYRLGNFFRESRETEKDMEILFNKVCRKPKRTLKKEQDPGNFMIPCSINNHDFPNTLCDTGSSVSIMAIDTAEVLGLKTEPSKDSFAFVDNSKANSAGMIRNVKVEIGECTIPVDFHVVELKSGRTSSLLFGRAFMATVGAVCDLKKNRMCLTNVDENVFYDPVEKKKSEDLISYIKMFGDPAPLTYADRDLAKSGSTSIDIQLSRSVDNEPHESTDTEALESCQEESLECRVRRRGGPASFAKVRVLSDPKLRDKREASARAFINCINQMRKRDTETCFGASSHPHPD, from the exons ATGGAGAAGACCAGACAGCAACCTGCAGATGCACCAGACCAAAAGAAATTGGCTCTAGTTGAAActtctttcgttgagagtgtcgatcgacgacatCCACctgatatcgatcgacaccaaatGAACGGACATGAACCTGTCATGGAACGGCAAGCAACAAAAGAAGTGATTCAGATTGGGATGAGGTCGAAAGCTAAGAAACTCTATGTTCCCAAACACCTGAGGAGAGAAGCTAACAAAGCTGAACTTGATGGATTTCACAAGAGGGTGAAGAGAGTTCCTAAGGGTATGACTTTTGAGGAAGCCTATTATAAGTACAGACTTGGTAATTTCTTTAGAGAGAGCAGAGAGACAGAAAAGGACATGGAGATATTATTCAACAAGGTATGCCGTAAGCCTAAAAGGACTCTAAAGAAGGAACAAGATCCTGGAAATTTTATGATTCCATGCTCTATAAATAACCACGATTTTCCAAACACCCTCTGCGATACTGGATCTTCAGTGAGCATCATGGCTATAGACACTGCTGAAGTATTAGGATTAAAGACGGAACCTTCAAAAGATAGTTTTGCTTTCGTTGATAACTCCAAAGCAAACTCAGCAGGCATGATCAGGAATGTTAAAGTGGAGATAGGAGAATGCACTAttcctgtggattttcatgtcgtGGAGCTCAAATCAGGCAGGACATCTTCCCTTCTTTTTGGAAGAGCCTtcatggctacagtgggagcagTTTGTGATCTTAAGAAGAATAGGATGTGCCTAACTAATGTTGATGAAAATGTCTTCTATGAtcctgtggagaagaagaaaagtgaagATTTGATTTCCTACATAAAGATGTTTGGAGATCCAGCACCTCTAACATATGCAGATCGCGATCTTGCAAAATCAggatcaacatcgatcgacattcaaCTTTCAAGATCGGTCGACAATGAGCCTCACGAATCGACCGACACAGAGGCTTTAGAATCG TGTCAGGAGGAAAGTCTTGAGTGTAGAGTGCGCCGCAGAGGAGGTCCAGCTTCTTTTGCTAAGGTTAGAGTGCTATCTGATCCAAAACTGAGAGACAAAAGGGAAGCGTCTGCAAGAGCTTTCATCAACTGCATCAACCAAATGAGGAAGAGAGACACAGAAACTTGTTTTGGAGCAAGTTCACATCCTCATCCAGATTAA